Proteins encoded together in one Myxococcota bacterium window:
- a CDS encoding NfeD family protein produces the protein MPFWGWIVVGAALLAAETLVDAQFYFVFLGAAAIATGVLALLFGPLAPAVGWALFGVLAIAGTAGFRRRVYQRLRGAAGEVSQGTVGELAIAREAIPPGGHGSAEMRGTVWQARNSGDTAIPAGGRALVVATHGLVLELRSES, from the coding sequence ATGCCTTTCTGGGGCTGGATCGTGGTGGGTGCGGCGCTGCTGGCGGCGGAGACGCTGGTCGACGCCCAGTTCTACTTCGTGTTTCTCGGGGCGGCCGCCATTGCCACGGGCGTGCTCGCTCTCCTGTTCGGCCCGCTCGCGCCGGCCGTGGGCTGGGCGCTGTTCGGGGTGCTCGCGATCGCGGGCACCGCGGGCTTCCGGCGGCGCGTCTATCAGCGCCTGCGCGGCGCCGCCGGCGAAGTGAGTCAGGGGACGGTCGGCGAGCTCGCGATCGCGCGCGAGGCCATTCCGCCCGGCGGCCACGGCTCGGCCGAGATGCGCGGCACCGTCTGGCAGGCGCGCAACTCGGGCGATACCGCGATTCCGGCGGGCGGGCGCGCGCTGGTCGTCGCGACTCACGGCCTGGTGCTCGAGCTGCGCAGCGAGTCGTAG